The window CCGTCGTCACCGTTGAGGAGGCTGGCAATGACACGCTTGTCGTGCGCCTCAACAGGCCACGCAAGCGCAACGCGCTGTCATCCGAGCTGAAGCGCAAGCTCGCCGCGACAGCGCGGACCCTCGCCGAGCGGGTCGATATCGGTGCGATCATCCTGACCGGCGCGGGCGGCGCGTTCTGCGCGGGCAACGACATCTCCGAGCCTGATTCGTTTGCGCAAGATTTGCCTCTGGCAGAGGCGCGGCGCCACATTCGGCTGGGCTTGGAAATGTGCCGGGCCTGGGAAGCGCTGCCCCAGTTGACGATCGCGGCGGTGGACCGGTTCGCGATCGGCGGCGGCATTTCGCTCGCCCTATCCTGTGACTTCCGTATTCTCCAGACGGGTGCGTGGCTGCGCGCGCCCGAGGTTGAACTCGGCATCACCTATTCCTGGGGTACCCTGCCGCGGCTGGCCCGCCTTGTTGGTCCGGCCCGTGCGAAGCTCATCGCGGGGCTGTGTCGTAAAGTGAATGCCGCGACCGCACTGGACTGGGGCCTGTGCGAGGAGGTTAGCGACGACACCTTGGCAGCGGCGCTGGAAATGGCGGCGGAAATCACCGCGAAGCCCCGGGTTGCCCAGCAAATGGTCAAGGAGTCCGTGAATCGGCTTTTTTCCGGACCCGACACGGCAACCCTCGAACAGGATCAGGTGCTGCTCAACATGACGAGTGGGGAGGCGCTGGAAGTGCAGGCCGAGGCATTGAACCGGACTAAGGGATGAGCCCGAACAACATCTGCTTTCCACGGCCTCACAAATCCGTTACACAAAAAGAAAAAAATTTGGTTTTTCAAATAACGCGGACAAAGGGAGAGGAATTCGATGAATTTCCAACGCAAATCAATCTGGGCGGGTGCCGTTTCGGCGATCGCTCTTCTCGCGGTCGGATCGGTCGCGCAGGCTCAGAACCTGAATGCTGTCGAGGCCAAGCTTGCGCCTCTCGCCAAGGCAGAGGGTTCGGTCACAATCATTCATCCGCTGTTCTCGGACCGGACGGCGCAGCGCATGGCTGCGGCTTTCAAGGCGCGATACAATCTCGGCGATGACTTTGAATTCAATAGCTTGCGTAAGGGCACAGGCGCCACGGTGGCGCAGGTCCGTCAGGAAATTCAGGCGGGCAAATTCACCGTCGACATGATCCTGGTCCACTCGCCGGCGTTCTTCGATCAGGCGGCTGATCGTGGTGCGTTCGTGGAGCTGGAATCCGAAAACTGGGCTGCCAGCGAAAAGCTCGTCAATAGTGCGGGTCAGTATTCGCGTTTCCCGCTCGTGGTGACGCCGCTGGCCTACACCTTCCAGCCGGTTTGGAACACGTCCTGCCCGGGGATGGAGAACTTCAGCGTCGACTCCTATGCGGATGCCGTCGAAGCCTCGCTCAAGGGCAAGACCATTTCCTCGGACATCACCAAGTCGTTCACCTACACGAACACGGTGATTGCGCTGCAGCAGGCCGGTGCCGTGAACTTCGAGGATTTCTGGCCGGAACTCGCGAAGACCGACCCGATCGTCGAGTTCCGCACCGAACCGAAGATGCAGATGATCATCTCCTGCCAGCGTCCGTTCGACATGTGGAACCTCTCGGGCCGCGTGTATCAGAACGTGCTCAAGGCGCCGGACCTCAAGGACAAGCTCAAGATCGGTTCCTATAAGGAAGGCCAGGCGATGCTCGGCAACCAGCTCGCGGTGCTGAAGGGTTCTCCGAACCCGAATGCCGCCAAGCTGCTGGTCGAGTTCCTGCTTTCCGAGGAAGGCTCGGACCTCTTCGTCGAGGGCGAGGCGATCTACTCGTTCCGCGATGGATACAAGGCGCCTGCAGCTGCCGCGCCGTATCTGATGGACCTGTCTCAGCACAAGCTGATCGGCATGTCTGACTGGGTCTCTGCGGTGAAGCAGTACAAAGACGTCCGCGGCGAATGGCAGGAAAACTTCCGCTAGGCCGTTTGGCCTGACGGGGTTGCGGGGTCCGGCTAAAATCCGGACCCCGTGACTACCCTTCCAGCTGTTTACAGTTTTAAGCCTGTAACTCTGTCGCGCGCCGATTTTCGTCGTGTGACCTCATCATGATTTGATCCGGTGGATTTGCCATGACCTCGGAAGCCCTCTCGCCGACACGCGAGCGTTCTCGCCTCAACAATCGCCTGCGCGCCATGGTGACGCAGGAGAACATCATCACATTCATCGTCGCGATTATCGTCGCCGGTGCCGTGATCGTTCCGCTGGCGGTGTTGTTCGTCTCCAGCTTCAAGGTGCTCGACCCGCTGGGTTGGGACACGACCTGGGGCTTCGGCAACTATGTCGAGATGTTCACTGACCGGATCATTCCGAAAGCGTTCGTCAATACGCTGATCATCTCTTCGGGTTCAACGATACTGGCAACTTTCCTGGGCGTGTCACTTGCCTGGATCAACGCCCGCACGAACTGCCCTGGCCGCGATTATCTCGAGCCCTACAACCTGATTCCATTCTTCCTGTCGCCTTTCGTCGGTGCGATCGCCTGGCACAATCTGGGTGAGCCTCAGACCGGTCTTTTGAACAACCTGGCGCGCGACGTCCTTGGAATTGAAGGCGCGATCATCAACATCGACAATATCTGGGGTGTCATCTGGGTCACGGGCATCTTCTTCGCACCGCTGGTTTATCTCTTCGTGGTCGGCTCGCTGCGGCGCATGGACCCCTCGCTCGAAGACAGCGCGCGGACGACCGGCGCCGGCCTCGTGCGTACCACCATGACCGTCACCCTGCCGCTCGTCATGCCGGGTATCCTGTCGGGAGCGATCATCGTCTTCGTGACCAGCGCCGGCGAGTTCGGCGTGCCGTTCAAGCTGTCCGCACCCTATGGCTGGGAAACCCTGACGACCCAGATCTTCTCGAAGGCGGTGGGCGACGACGCCAACCACTTCCTGGGAGCGGCCATGAGCATGGCGCTCGGCATCATCACGGTGTTCCTGATCTGGATTCAGCAACGCTATATCGCGCCGCGCTCGTTCACCACGGTCACCGGCAAGGGATTTCGTCCCAATGTGCTCGATCTGGGCCCGTGGCGCTGGGTGGCGTTCGGCTACAACCTCATGTTCATTGCGGTTGCGGTTGTCCTGCCGATCGTCTGCCTCATCATCGTCAGCCTACATCCGGTGTGGACGGGCAAGATCGTCTGGGCCGACATCACGACGATCAACTATGTGAAGACCCTGTTCTGGTGGCGCCCCGAGGCGATTTCGGCGGCGACCAACGGCATTGGCAACTCTTTGATCCTTGCATTCGGCGGCGCATCCATCGCCATGGTGATGGCGCTGGTCATCTCCTACATGATCCATCGCACAAAGGGCTTCGGCGTGCGGATGCTCGACTTCCTGTCGGTCGTGCCGATCGGCTTCCCGGGCATCGTGCTCGCGATGGGTGTGCTGGTGACCTATATCCAGACGCCGATCTACGCGACCTTGTGGATCCTGATGCTGGCCTACATCACGCGGTTCTTCCCTTACGGCCAGCGCAACATCTCGTCGATCATGCTGGCGATCTCCGAAGAGCTTGACCAGTCGTCGCGGATGGCAGGGGCCTCCTGGTTCACCACCTTGTGGCGGATCACGATCCCACTTTTGAAACCGGGGTTGTTTGCGGGCTGGATCCTGCTGTTCATCATCTTCCTGCGCGAGCTGTCGATCTCGATCATTCTGTTCACGACGGGGACCGAGACCCTTTCGGTCGGCGTCTATTATCTGACGAATTTCGAGAATGAACCGCTGACCGCGGCGCTGTCGATGGCGCAGACGGTCTTGCTGCTGATCGCAATCTATGCCTTCCGCCGGTTCGCCGGGCGCGAAGCTCTCACGGCCTAGGCGGAGGAGTATTTCATGACCAACGAGACACCTCGCGCCTATCTGGAAGTCGATAATCTGGTCAAGTATTTCGGCAACGACAAGGCCGTGGACGGCATCTCCTTCGGCATTCCGAAGGGTTCGTTCCTGACCCTGCTGGGCCCCTCGGGCTGCGGCAAGACCACGACATTGATGAGCATTGCCGGGCTGCATTCGATAGACGGCGGGCGCATTCGCGTCGGGGACACCGTGTTTACGTCACCCAAGGAAGGTCTCTTCCTGCCGCCGGAGAAGCGCGATATCGGCATGGTTTTCCAGAGCTACGCCATCTGGCCGCATATGACGGTGGCCCAGAATGTCGCCTACCCCCTGGAAATCCGGAATTGGAACCAGTCGGACATTGATGACCGCGTTGCCGAGGTGCTCAAGCTG is drawn from Alphaproteobacteria bacterium and contains these coding sequences:
- a CDS encoding extracellular solute-binding protein, yielding MNFQRKSIWAGAVSAIALLAVGSVAQAQNLNAVEAKLAPLAKAEGSVTIIHPLFSDRTAQRMAAAFKARYNLGDDFEFNSLRKGTGATVAQVRQEIQAGKFTVDMILVHSPAFFDQAADRGAFVELESENWAASEKLVNSAGQYSRFPLVVTPLAYTFQPVWNTSCPGMENFSVDSYADAVEASLKGKTISSDITKSFTYTNTVIALQQAGAVNFEDFWPELAKTDPIVEFRTEPKMQMIISCQRPFDMWNLSGRVYQNVLKAPDLKDKLKIGSYKEGQAMLGNQLAVLKGSPNPNAAKLLVEFLLSEEGSDLFVEGEAIYSFRDGYKAPAAAAPYLMDLSQHKLIGMSDWVSAVKQYKDVRGEWQENFR
- a CDS encoding enoyl-CoA hydratase/isomerase family protein codes for the protein MSDPVVTVEEAGNDTLVVRLNRPRKRNALSSELKRKLAATARTLAERVDIGAIILTGAGGAFCAGNDISEPDSFAQDLPLAEARRHIRLGLEMCRAWEALPQLTIAAVDRFAIGGGISLALSCDFRILQTGAWLRAPEVELGITYSWGTLPRLARLVGPARAKLIAGLCRKVNAATALDWGLCEEVSDDTLAAALEMAAEITAKPRVAQQMVKESVNRLFSGPDTATLEQDQVLLNMTSGEALEVQAEALNRTKG
- a CDS encoding iron ABC transporter permease, which produces MTSEALSPTRERSRLNNRLRAMVTQENIITFIVAIIVAGAVIVPLAVLFVSSFKVLDPLGWDTTWGFGNYVEMFTDRIIPKAFVNTLIISSGSTILATFLGVSLAWINARTNCPGRDYLEPYNLIPFFLSPFVGAIAWHNLGEPQTGLLNNLARDVLGIEGAIINIDNIWGVIWVTGIFFAPLVYLFVVGSLRRMDPSLEDSARTTGAGLVRTTMTVTLPLVMPGILSGAIIVFVTSAGEFGVPFKLSAPYGWETLTTQIFSKAVGDDANHFLGAAMSMALGIITVFLIWIQQRYIAPRSFTTVTGKGFRPNVLDLGPWRWVAFGYNLMFIAVAVVLPIVCLIIVSLHPVWTGKIVWADITTINYVKTLFWWRPEAISAATNGIGNSLILAFGGASIAMVMALVISYMIHRTKGFGVRMLDFLSVVPIGFPGIVLAMGVLVTYIQTPIYATLWILMLAYITRFFPYGQRNISSIMLAISEELDQSSRMAGASWFTTLWRITIPLLKPGLFAGWILLFIIFLRELSISIILFTTGTETLSVGVYYLTNFENEPLTAALSMAQTVLLLIAIYAFRRFAGREALTA